A stretch of the Thermodesulfobacteriota bacterium genome encodes the following:
- a CDS encoding xanthine dehydrogenase family protein subunit M: MYLPDFDYHAPDTLGGACALLASLGSEMKVLAGGTDLLHKMKVGKLAPKALVSLKRLDALRDIRYQEGRGVVIGALATQSDVVDSPVLHARYPSVSEAAHRMASLQIRNLGTVGGNIVNGVPSADLPPILIALGATIRLVHAGGERTLPLEEFFHGAAETAIAPGEILTEVVIPDGPFTGSCYLKFGLRRSGALAVAGAAAAVQVEGGVIRQARVALASCAPTVIRSPAAEEYLRGKPATPEVLEEAGLRAEADSRPRDSIRGSAEYRRNLARVLTKRALRKAVDEGHGRVKGEE; encoded by the coding sequence TATCTTCCCGACTTCGACTACCACGCCCCCGACACCCTGGGGGGGGCCTGTGCCCTGCTGGCCTCCCTCGGCTCCGAGATGAAAGTGCTCGCCGGGGGTACCGACCTCCTGCACAAGATGAAGGTGGGAAAGCTCGCCCCCAAGGCCCTGGTATCCTTGAAGCGCCTCGATGCCCTGCGGGACATCCGGTACCAGGAGGGGCGGGGGGTGGTGATCGGGGCGCTCGCGACCCAGAGCGACGTGGTGGATTCCCCGGTGCTCCATGCGCGCTATCCCTCGGTCTCCGAGGCGGCCCACCGCATGGCGTCGCTCCAGATTCGAAATCTCGGGACCGTGGGGGGAAACATCGTCAACGGGGTGCCCTCCGCGGACCTCCCCCCGATCCTCATCGCCCTGGGGGCCACGATCCGGCTCGTGCACGCGGGGGGGGAGCGCACCCTGCCCCTGGAGGAGTTCTTTCACGGCGCGGCCGAGACCGCCATCGCCCCCGGGGAGATCCTCACCGAGGTCGTCATCCCCGACGGCCCCTTCACGGGGAGCTGCTACCTCAAGTTCGGCTTGCGCCGCTCAGGGGCGCTCGCGGTGGCGGGGGCGGCGGCGGCGGTGCAGGTGGAGGGCGGCGTGATCCGCCAGGCCCGGGTGGCGCTGGCCTCCTGCGCCCCCACGGTCATCCGCTCCCCCGCTGCCGAGGAGTACCTGCGGGGCAAGCCCGCCACCCCGGAAGTGCTGGAGGAGGCCGGCCTGCGCGCCGAAGCCGACAGCCGCCCGAGAGACAGCATCCGCGGCTCCGCCGAGTACCGCCGCAACCTGGCCCGGGTGCTCACCAAGCGGGCGCTTCGCAAGGCGGTGGACGAGGGGCACGGAAGAGTGAAGGGTGAAGAGTGA
- a CDS encoding (2Fe-2S)-binding protein produces the protein MQALQDRSGVKRYLVTLRVNGDDRTAVVKANTTLTNLLRDEFDLTGTKKGCELGDCGSCTVLLDGKPVDSCMVLAVEADGREVTTIEGVAANGRLDALQESFVNHGAVQCGYCTPGMILSAKALLTRNPCPTEPEIREAIGGNLCRCTGYVHIVEAVKAVAEGRVSPEDEPGVEWMKG, from the coding sequence ATGCAAGCTCTCCAAGACAGATCCGGCGTCAAGCGCTACCTCGTCACCCTGCGGGTGAACGGCGACGACCGCACCGCGGTGGTGAAGGCCAACACCACCCTGACGAACCTCCTCCGGGACGAGTTCGACCTCACCGGCACCAAGAAGGGCTGCGAGCTCGGCGACTGCGGCTCCTGCACGGTGCTCCTCGACGGCAAGCCCGTGGATTCGTGCATGGTACTGGCCGTGGAGGCCGACGGCCGCGAGGTCACGACCATCGAGGGCGTGGCAGCCAACGGCCGGCTCGACGCCCTCCAGGAGAGCTTCGTCAACCACGGGGCGGTCCAGTGCGGCTACTGCACCCCCGGCATGATCCTCTCGGCCAAGGCCCTCCTCACCCGCAACCCTTGCCCCACCGAGCCCGAGATCCGGGAGGCCATCGGCGGCAACCTGTGCCGCTGCACCGGCTACGTCCACATCGTGGAGGCCGTGAAGGCGGTGGCAGAGGGGCGCGTCTCCCCCGAGGACGAGCCCGGAGTGGAGTGGATGAAGGGCTAA
- the hcrA gene encoding 4-hydroxybenzoyl-CoA reductase subunit alpha: MTPRHTVIGRSVPRIDGREKVTGAAKYTGDLKFPNMLHGKILTSPHAHARILAIDTSEAERLPGVKAVVTHRDVPSLKYGISPARWDENIFCIDKVRFVGDKVAAVACVDEETCYRALRLIRVEYEPLPAVLDFRRAMDEDAPQVHDEYARNINTEIHQSFGDIEAAFAQAHHVRTDAFLGQRTYQAPIEPHSAISMWEGGKLTVYSSTQSPHYFQYYIAREFGLPMGDVRVIKPYLGGGFGGKLEPTGLEFAGAALARITGRPVRMFYDRAEMFAHNRGRHAQYMEITTGVTKEGKILGAHANFLMDGGAYTSLGIATAYYAGALLPLTYEFDHYKFDLYRVYTNLPACGAQRGHGAPQPKYAFESHLDNVAADLGLDPMDIRLVNARRPNTVTPNDFGINSCELKRCLERTREISGWDAKKGKLPRGRGIGVATGSFVSGAGYPIYRTDLPHSAVVLKVNQDGTSATLYTGAPDIGQGSDTVLCQMAAEAMGYRYEQMRIVAADTETCPMDLGAYSSRQTLMTGAAAKQAGEEVRRQVLEAASGMLGVPADDLDCADGVVFSRSHPEKTATFEEAARRHFVLHGPLVGKGSYKPPKLGGTFKGAPVGTSPAYSFGVQAAEVQIDEETGEITVLDVWDVHDCGTVINPRLLHGQVHGALAMGMGETVWEQVVFDENGAIKNPDLANYRIPTALDMPRVHSEVVDSHEPAGPWGVKEIGEGATNPTMGCFSNAIFDAMGVRVNSLPLSYEKVWRALRDKREGR; this comes from the coding sequence ATGACTCCTAGACACACCGTAATCGGCCGAAGCGTTCCCCGCATCGACGGGCGGGAGAAGGTGACCGGGGCGGCGAAGTACACGGGGGATTTGAAGTTCCCCAACATGCTCCACGGCAAGATCCTCACCAGCCCCCACGCCCACGCCCGCATCCTGGCCATCGACACCTCCGAGGCCGAGCGCCTGCCGGGGGTGAAGGCCGTCGTCACCCACCGGGACGTGCCCTCCCTCAAGTACGGCATCAGCCCCGCCCGGTGGGACGAAAACATCTTCTGCATCGACAAGGTGCGGTTCGTGGGAGACAAGGTCGCGGCGGTGGCGTGCGTGGACGAGGAGACCTGTTACCGGGCCCTTCGGCTCATCCGGGTGGAGTACGAGCCCCTGCCGGCGGTGCTCGACTTTCGCCGGGCCATGGACGAGGACGCCCCCCAGGTACACGACGAGTACGCGCGCAACATCAACACCGAGATCCACCAGAGCTTCGGCGACATCGAGGCGGCCTTCGCCCAGGCCCACCACGTGCGCACCGACGCCTTCCTGGGCCAGCGCACCTACCAGGCCCCCATCGAGCCCCACTCGGCCATCTCCATGTGGGAGGGCGGCAAGCTCACCGTCTACTCCAGCACCCAGTCGCCCCACTACTTCCAGTACTACATCGCCCGGGAGTTCGGCCTGCCCATGGGCGACGTACGCGTCATCAAGCCCTACCTGGGGGGCGGGTTCGGGGGAAAGCTCGAGCCCACGGGACTGGAGTTCGCCGGGGCGGCGCTGGCGCGGATCACCGGCCGGCCGGTGCGCATGTTCTACGACCGGGCAGAGATGTTCGCCCACAACCGGGGCCGCCACGCCCAGTACATGGAGATCACCACCGGGGTGACGAAGGAGGGAAAGATCCTCGGCGCCCACGCGAACTTCCTCATGGACGGGGGCGCCTACACGAGCCTGGGGATCGCCACGGCCTACTATGCCGGGGCGCTCCTGCCGCTCACCTACGAGTTCGACCACTACAAGTTCGACCTCTACCGGGTCTACACGAACCTGCCCGCCTGCGGGGCCCAGCGGGGGCACGGGGCACCCCAGCCCAAGTACGCCTTCGAGAGTCACCTGGACAACGTGGCCGCGGACCTGGGGCTCGACCCCATGGACATCCGCCTGGTCAACGCCCGGCGGCCCAACACCGTGACCCCCAACGACTTCGGGATCAACTCCTGCGAGCTCAAACGCTGCCTGGAGCGGACCCGGGAGATCTCGGGCTGGGACGCCAAGAAGGGCAAGCTCCCCCGGGGCCGGGGCATCGGGGTCGCCACCGGGAGCTTCGTCTCCGGGGCGGGCTACCCCATCTACCGCACCGATCTCCCCCACTCGGCCGTAGTCCTCAAGGTGAACCAGGACGGCACCTCCGCCACCCTCTACACCGGCGCGCCCGACATCGGCCAGGGCTCCGACACGGTGCTGTGCCAGATGGCGGCCGAGGCCATGGGGTACCGGTACGAGCAGATGCGCATCGTCGCCGCCGACACCGAGACCTGCCCCATGGACCTGGGGGCCTACTCCAGCCGCCAGACCCTCATGACCGGGGCGGCGGCGAAGCAGGCAGGCGAGGAGGTTCGGCGCCAGGTCCTGGAGGCGGCCTCGGGGATGCTGGGGGTGCCCGCCGACGACCTGGACTGCGCAGACGGGGTGGTCTTCTCCCGCTCCCACCCCGAGAAGACCGCGACCTTCGAGGAGGCCGCACGCCGGCACTTCGTGCTACACGGGCCGCTGGTGGGCAAGGGCTCTTACAAGCCCCCGAAGCTCGGCGGCACCTTCAAGGGAGCCCCCGTGGGCACGAGCCCCGCCTACAGCTTCGGCGTGCAGGCCGCCGAGGTGCAGATCGACGAGGAGACGGGCGAGATCACCGTTCTCGACGTGTGGGACGTCCACGACTGCGGCACCGTCATCAACCCCCGCCTCCTCCACGGCCAGGTCCACGGGGCGCTTGCCATGGGAATGGGAGAGACGGTGTGGGAGCAGGTGGTCTTCGACGAGAACGGGGCCATCAAGAACCCCGACCTCGCAAACTACCGCATTCCCACGGCACTCGACATGCCCCGGGTCCATTCCGAGGTCGTCGACTCCCACGAGCCCGCCGGCCCCTGGGGCGTCAAGGAGATCGGCGAGGGCGCCACCAACCC